The segment ttcTATTTATATTGAAAAACTTATGTCCACTATATGAGCTTATTTTGTGCAAAAGCTCAAAGGTGTAATTTCCTCATCCTTTCTTCCAGAACTGCCTAGCTGTCAATTTTTTCATAGCGTCATGCACCTCTGTATTTCGCAGGCTGTAGATGATAGGATTGAGCATCGGTGTGACTACTCCATAGCACAGAGCAATCAGTTTGTCAGAAGCAGTATCTTTGGACTTTGGCTTTATATACATAAAGAGGATTGACCCATAAAACATAGTCACCACTGTAATGTGGGCTGAGCAGGTGGAAAAagccttttttcttcctccagcTGAATTGATTCTTAGTACAGTAGAAAGGATGAAAATGTAGGAGATGGAAATCAACAGTAAtggaacaaacaaaaatattacatTGCCTAACATTAGAGTAATCTCATTCAAGGAAATATCTGTGCAAGCTAGCTTGAGAAAGGCCAATATTTCACAAACAAAATGATTGATGACATTTTTCCCACAGAAGGGCAACCGTACTGCAAGAATTGTTTGTGTCAGTGAGTTGAGAAAGCCCAATCCCCAGGAGAGAGCTGCCATCTGAATACAAAGTGCCTTGTTCATGATGACAGGGTATCTCAGAGGGATGCAGATGGCTACGTAACGGTCATATGCCATCACTGCTAGAAGTACACACTCTGTGGATGCCATGGTGAAGGAGACAGACATCTGAACAACACATCTAGTGAAGGAGatgttttttttctctgataGAAAATGTATCATTGTTGAGGGGATAAAGGAGGATGTGTACAAAATGTCAAGAAAGGAAAGGTTACTGAGAAAGAAGTACATAGGGGTGTGAAGGCGGGAATCCAGGGAAGTGAGGATGATCAAAGTGCTGTTCCCCAGGAGGATCACCATGTACATCACCAAGAACATCATAAATAGGAGTTTTTCAGTCCTTGGATACCCAGAAAGTCCCTGTAAAGTGAACTCAATGTCTGTCCAGTTggttctttccattttattttctgcctGGAGTAAttcagaagagatgtgggtttaaggAATCTATACAGTATTATCATATGACATAAGAGATCATTGCAGGAAGGCCAATAAGCATGTCAGTACTAGCTGCAGTGTGTTTATAGTTGTGAGTTTAGCTTTTCAAATTCCTCTTCTAGCTCATAAGTCAGGGGATAAAAGAGACACAATAATGACATTGgtgatttattaaaaatacaaattcctgAATCCTATTTCCTGAGATTATGATGTATAAGTTCTGAGTCAGGGAAGAACTATTTGCatcttaataaacatttgttatttcaaaCTCAGTTGACTCACATACATACTCTGAATATTGTTATTTCAGAGATAGCATGTTTAATCtcttaaaaatactgatttatttgattttatacCTGTCAGTCATTAAGAGTAACTTAGTATTTTACAGTTTATTAATATGCTCACACATATTACTTATTTTATCATCACTGTAATTCTCTGAGGGAAATAAAGTTCATAGAGTACctatgttttaaaagtattttgaaacAGAGTAAGTGAGCAAACTACTATTCAaatcttcactttctgactttACATTCCCCTTTTTTTAACTGCATGGTTGTTGCCCTCTCAAAATTATGCAAGTTGACTAAGGAGTGAGAATAAGGTATCTTTTGAAATAGAGCTCTCCAGATGATTCTATTGTGCAACTGAGGAAGAAAACCAGTCATCTAGTGGAATGTAAAACCAACCATCTAGTGGAATATATAGAGATTTAATATATGGATAAGTCACACGGGAAATCTTTGTAAAAAATTCTCCATCAGTGGATCTGAAGTGAGATCTAAGATCTGAACTTATTAACATGTTTCCAGGTGCTGTTAATGCTGGTTGTCTAGAAGCCCATGAATAGCAAGGCCTTTTAGACCATCTCTCCCTGATATCATTGGAATATGCCA is part of the Cervus elaphus chromosome 16, mCerEla1.1, whole genome shotgun sequence genome and harbors:
- the LOC122710183 gene encoding olfactory receptor 13D1-like encodes the protein MERTNWTDIEFTLQGLSGYPRTEKLLFMMFLVMYMVILLGNSTLIILTSLDSRLHTPMYFFLSNLSFLDILYTSSFIPSTMIHFLSEKKNISFTRCVVQMSVSFTMASTECVLLAVMAYDRYVAICIPLRYPVIMNKALCIQMAALSWGLGFLNSLTQTILAVRLPFCGKNVINHFVCEILAFLKLACTDISLNEITLMLGNVIFLFVPLLLISISYIFILSTVLRINSAGGRKKAFSTCSAHITVVTMFYGSILFMYIKPKSKDTASDKLIALCYGVVTPMLNPIIYSLRNTEVHDAMKKLTARQFWKKG